The following are encoded together in the Kribbella sp. CA-293567 genome:
- the thrC gene encoding threonine synthase, whose translation MAQQRPHQWRGVIEEYRDRLPVSADTPVVTLGEGGTPLVAAQWLSEQTNCEVWLKIEGNNPTGSFKDRGMTMAISLAAQAGDKAVVCASTGNTSASAAAYAVRAGLLPLVLIPAGRIAKGKLAQAIVHGAKLVSIDGGFDDCLRIVRELGKHYPVALVNSVNPVRLEGQKTAAFEVVDALGDAPDLHLLPVGNAGNIAAYWKGYLEYERDKISSKSPRMWGFQAEGAAPLVTGRIVEKPDTQATAIRVGNPASWTLAEAARDESGGRIEAVSDEQILAAQRELAAREGVFVEPASAAGVAGLLATKAAGRLDAGSTIVITVTGHGLKDIDTALSYATVAESPVTPADTDAVARVAGLV comes from the coding sequence ATGGCGCAACAGCGGCCTCACCAATGGCGAGGCGTGATCGAGGAATACCGCGACCGGCTGCCGGTCTCGGCGGACACTCCGGTGGTCACCCTCGGCGAGGGCGGTACGCCGCTGGTGGCCGCGCAGTGGCTGAGCGAGCAGACCAACTGCGAGGTCTGGCTCAAGATCGAGGGCAACAACCCGACCGGTTCGTTCAAGGACCGCGGGATGACGATGGCGATCTCGCTGGCCGCGCAGGCCGGGGACAAGGCCGTCGTCTGCGCCTCCACCGGCAACACCTCGGCCTCCGCCGCGGCGTACGCGGTCCGCGCGGGCCTGCTGCCGCTGGTGCTGATCCCGGCCGGCCGGATCGCGAAGGGCAAGCTGGCCCAGGCGATCGTGCACGGCGCGAAGCTGGTCTCGATCGACGGCGGCTTCGACGACTGCCTGCGGATCGTCCGCGAGCTGGGCAAGCACTACCCGGTCGCGCTGGTGAACTCGGTCAACCCGGTCCGGCTCGAAGGCCAGAAGACCGCGGCGTTCGAGGTGGTCGACGCGCTCGGCGACGCACCGGACCTGCACCTGCTCCCGGTCGGGAACGCCGGCAACATCGCGGCGTACTGGAAGGGGTATCTGGAGTACGAGCGCGACAAGATCTCCTCGAAGTCCCCGCGGATGTGGGGGTTCCAGGCCGAGGGTGCCGCGCCGCTGGTGACCGGGCGGATCGTCGAGAAGCCGGACACCCAGGCGACCGCGATCCGGGTCGGCAACCCCGCGTCGTGGACGCTGGCCGAGGCCGCGCGGGACGAGTCGGGCGGCCGGATCGAGGCGGTCAGCGACGAGCAGATCCTTGCGGCGCAACGTGAACTGGCCGCGCGGGAAGGCGTTTTCGTCGAGCCCGCCTCGGCGGCCGGCGTCGCCGGACTGCTGGCCACCAAGGCCGCGGGCCGGCTCGACGCCGGATCGACCATCGTGATCACGGTGACCGGCCACGGCCTCAAGGACATCGACACCGCCTTGTCGTACGCGACCGTCGCCGAGTCGCCGGTCACGCCGGCCGACACCGACGCCGTGGCGCGCGTCGCCGGACTGGTGTGA